GCGTAGCGAAGCGCAGCACCGAAGCGATAGCGTAGCCCGTAGCACGCCGACCTTGTGGGCATGAGCGCAAGCGAAACGCCCACAAGGGCACGCCCCNNNNNNGCCCCGAAGCGATAGCGTAGCCCGTAGCACGCCGACCTTGTGGGCATGAGCGCAAGCGAAACGCCCACAAGGGCACGCCCAAAAAAATAAAATTAGAATTTGTCTTTTGTGTAAAAAGATAAACTCAACATGCAAACATCCAAGTCTGCTTCAATTTTGACTATCCGCAGTACATTTCAAAAGCACCTACTAAATTGTCCGCTATAACTTCGGGCAATGTACCTTCTATATGCCTTCTTTCAATGACATGGACTAACTTACCATCTTTGAATAAGTACATAGAAGGTGAAGAGGGCGGAATGGGAACAAGATATTCTCTTGCCTTTTCGGTAGCAGCTTTGTCTTGTCCTGCAAAAACGGTAACTAATCTATCAGGTTTTACTTTGGCACGTTGCAAAGCATATCTAACTCCAGGTCTTGCACTACCTGCTGCACATCCACAAACCGAGTTGATGACCAAAAAAATAGTTCCTTTTTTTTGACTCATTACGGCTTCTACCTGTTCGGGTGTGAGTAGTTCCTCAAAGCCTGCGTCTACCAATTCTTGACGCATGGGCTGCACTAATCGGGGATCGTACATAGCTGGAATGGTTGATTAACTTATTATTTAGACAAAGCAAAGATAATGAAAAAAGTTTCACTACTTAAAATGCAGTAGTGGAGCGTCACGCCGCTCAACCTCGTATGGTTGCTGTCTTTCGACCCTGGCCTGGTTACGAAGGAGCTGGCTGCGCTCCACTTCTGCACACGTATTACACGCGCTCAAAAAAGGGACTGCAAAGTTACAGTAACTTTACCTCACAAAGCAAGCTTTAGTTTTTACATGGCTCAATATCAAGAAATTATTTTTTACGATACAGAATCAACTAAAAAATTCTATTTTAGAGCATGGAAAACACAAAAGTATTAGAACATAGTACATACGGCGAACCTAGCCACAAAGTCGCTTTTATCCTACATGGCTTCAAGGGATTTAAAGATTGGGGCTTTATACCATACATTGCAAACTATATCGCCACACACTCCGATATTCAGGTGGTTACTTTTAACTTTTCTCATAACGGCGTAAAACCAGGCGAGCAAGAAATTTCAGACCTTGAAAAATTTGAACAGAACACCTACACAAAAGAAATACAAGACCTAACTCAAATGATAGGCGCAGCCCAATCAGGATATTTTGGCAAAAAAGCACAGGAAATTTATCTTATCGGACATAGTAGAGGAGGAGGTATTGCTCTCTTAACCGCATCAAAGTTAAAAGAAAGCCAAGTAAAAAAGGTAGTTACTTATGCAACCATAGCCCAAATAGATAAGTTTAGCCCATCTGACATGGAAATTTGGAAAAATCAAGGTTATTTAGAGGTTATCAATGGGCGAAATGGACAAGTACTACGTGTAGGTAAAGCGCTTTATCAAGAAATTGTACAATATAAGGATACTGCACTCAATATTCGCCAAGCTGCGCAATCCTTACATATACCTATACTGCTCTTTCATGGCATTGAAGATGAAACAGTATCCTACACGCAAAGTCAAGATATTTACACCATCAGGGATAATAACCAGCTCCCAACGGTTTTAGTTTTGATAGAAGGTACTAACCACACTTTTGGAATTACACATCCGCTTAAACAGCCCAGCGAAGCTGTCAGTATTTTAGCTCAACAAACTGTAGAATTTCTTACGCAAGAATTTAAACAAAACAATGCGATTTACAGTATAAAACCTATCTTAAATTCCTAAATTGAGTTTGTCAAGCATTGAAATATGAAAAAGGTTGTTTTTGTAATCGGTTTTACAGTTTTATCGTTACTAGCGTCTATTGCTCAAAATAACTTAAAACAAGCTAAAAAAGGCATACCTGAAAGTGCTGTTCCTGCTGCTGTGCTAAATGCGTTCAAATCTGCTTATCCAGGGGCAACCGAAGTAGTTTGGCATAAAGCTCCTAAAAGAGAACTTTTTCGAGTAGGCTTTACTACAAATGGAGTACGTAGTGCTGCCCTTTACGCAAATGACGGCAAATTACTTCGTACTATTGAGATTGGTAAAGAAAATTTACTTAATCAAAATATGCTTTCAGAGATAAAAGCCAAAGCCGCTAATGCAGAAATTAAACGAGTAGAAAAACATACTCTTTTGCAAAGAAATAATGAAATACGCTATCACGTAATTGCCGTGGATAAAACCGCTAAAATGCGGTACTACTTTCGTTTTGACGGTAATGGTAAGTTGCTGGATATGAAACAAAAGGCTTTTGGGCAAGCTAAGTCTGATTCAAACGAGGAAGTAATTGAAGAGATTTTACAAGATAATGAATAACCAAACTTGGTGTCTGATGCATTTAGAATAAAAGTCTATTGTGGCAGAGAAAGTTTTATTTTTCTGATTTTTAATTTTTTGGGCGTGCCCTTGCCCACACTTCGCTGCGCTTGTGTGGGCAAGGTCGGCGTGCTACGGGCTGCGCTATCGCTTCGGTGCTTCGCTTCGCTGCGCACCGTGCTAACGCACGCCCTTCGCATGCCTCACGCAGAAAAAGCTAACTTTTGTTCTGCAAACTTGATAAAGTGTAATAAAAATGGCACAAAAAAGTGTTTTCCACCCAAAATTTTTTCAAGATTTTACACCGAAAAACTTCATTAAGTTACTCAAAATTCATTATATTCGCTATTATTTTTTATCTTATGAAAAGAAAACTCATTCTTTGCGTAGATGATGAAAAAATTGTACTCAGTAGCCTAATACAACAGCTACAAAATGGTCTAGGCAATCAATTTTTGTATGAAATAGCACAAAGTGCGGAAGAAGCATGGGAGGTTATTGATAACCTGCAAAACGAAATAGAAATGGTGCTTATTATCTCTGATTGGCTAATGCCAGGTATGAAAGGCGATGAATTTTTAATACAGCTTCATAAAAAATACCCTCATGTAGCTACTATAATGCTTACAGGTCATGCCGAAGAAAGTGCAATAAGAAATGCGCTAGAACATGCTAACCTATATGCTTGCTTGCGCAAACCCTGGGATAAAGACGATCTTATTTACAACATCAAAAATGCACTCAAACTATACGAGTCTTGATGAAATGGCTTAAAAAGGTTTTAGTTACAGGCACAAACGGACTATTAGGACAAAGTTTAGTTTACTACCTAACTAAAGATGCTTACTTTAAGGTATACGGTCTATCCAAAGGTAAAAACCGAATAGAATATGACATAGACCACTTCACTTATTACAATGTAGATATAACTGACCTGCAAAAATTGAAAAGCCGCATACTTAAAATTCAGCCCGATATTATCATACATACCGCGGCTATGACCCAAGTAGATCAATGCGAACAAAATAAAGCACAATGCTACAAACTTAACGTAGAAGCTACAAAAAACCTTTTACAACTTGCCGAGCAAATTAAATCACACTTTATTTTTCTATCTACAGACTTTGTTTTTGACGGCAAAAATGGACCTTACCAGGAAAAAGATACACCTAATCCCCTTTCTTACTATGGAAATACTAAACTCATAGCCGAACAAATGGTACAAGCAAGTCTTATCCCATGGACGATTGTAAGAACGGTATTAGTCTATGGTTATCACTTAGGCATGCGCAGAAATAACATTCTTTCTTGGGTAGTGCAAAACCTGAAAAACGAACAAACTATACACGTTGTCAATGATCAATACCGTACACCTACTTTCGTAGATGACTTAGCCCGAGCAATTATACACTTAGCTCATCAACAAAAAACAGGTATCTACCACATATCAGGCGCAGAAATGTGTTCTGTATATGAATTTGCCCAGATGATAGCTGATGTATGGGGTTTGCATAAGTCATATATTCAGCCGATTAGCTCAAAAAAACTTAACCAGCCTGCACAAAGACCACCTAAAACAGGATTCATCATTCTAAAATCGCAATTAGAAATTGGATACACTCCCCATACCTTGAAAGAAGCCCTTTACATTCTCAAACAAAGAACAAAAGAAATTTTATGATAATCATATAAACACTACTTTTGCACATATTTATGAAAGAAATAATAGAAGAGGCTTGGCAAGACCGTACTCTACTTCAAAGCCAGGAAGTCAAAAATGCAATAATAGAAGTTATAGACAAACTTACATTAGGTCAATTACGTGTAGCCGAACCTACCCCCGACGGCAACTGGAAAGTTAATGAGTGGGTCAAAAAGGCTGTTATACTCTATTTTCCCATTCAAGAAACAAGAGTTATGACAAATGGCATATTAGAATATTATGACAAAATTGATCTTCATAAAAACTTCAAGGAAAAAGGTGTTAGGGCTGTACCGGGTTCTGTGGCAAGATATGGCAGCTACATTGCCAAAAACGTAATTTTAATGCCATCTTTTGTCAATATAGGGGCTTATGTAGATGAAAATACTATGGTAGACACTTGGGCAACAGTTGGTTCTTGTGCGCAGATAGGTAAGAATGTCCATTTATCGGGGGGAGTAGGAATTGGAGGTGTATTAGAACCTGTACAAGCTAGCCCTGTTATTATTGAAGATGGTGCTTTTATTGGTAGCCGATGCATTATAGTAGAAGGCGTAAGAGTAGGTAAAGAAGCCGTTTTGGGTGCTAATGTGGTACTTACCGCTTCCTCAAAAATTATTGATGTTACAGGGGATACCCCTGTAGAATACAAAGGCTACGTCCCTGAACGCTCTGTGGTCATTCCAGGTAGCATTCCTAAAAAATTTCCCGCAGGTGAATATCACGTACCTTGTAGTCTTATTATCGGCAAACGTAAGCCTAGTACAGACCTAAAAACCTCTCTCAATGAAGCTTTACGTGAGAATAACATAGCCGTATAAAATTTATGGATTTGTTTTATGCCACAGATATACAACCCCCTTACTTATACCTTCATCATGAGGAAGCTATCCATTGCCTTAAATCTCTTCGTAAAACGATAAATGAACCCATATATGCTACTGATGGAATGGGTACAGCGTACGAATGTATTATTACCGCAATAGATAAAAGAAGAAATGTAGTACAAGCATACATTCAAAAGCAATCCAAGCATGTTTTACCTTTTCAAGTGGGGTTGTGTGTAGCACCGACTAAAAGTATAGACCGAATGGAGTGGCTACTAGAAAAAGCAGTTGAGTTAGGAATCAGCCAAGTTCAGTGGGTTATTACCTCACACTCTGAAAGAAAAACTATTTCAGTAGAACGCATGCGACGCATAGCCGTAGCAGCCATGAAGCAATCTTTGAGATATTTTTTGCCTACTATCTATGAAATAATCCCTTTTCAAGAATGGATAGACAAAAACCCACATTTGAGTGGCGTGATAGGATATTGCGGAAATGAAATACCTAAACAATTTTTGTACTCAGTTCAAAAACCAAAAGATGCAGATACCTTTTGGATATGTATTGGTCCCGAAGGAGATTTTACACAAAATGAAGTTAAAAAAGCAATAGAAAAAGGTTTAATAGCTATTTCATTGGGCAATCATCGTTTGCGAACAGAAACCGCAGCTCTGACTGTACTTTCCTACTACTACATACTCAATCTACAAAATTAGTTCATATTTTTTACCATTGAAAACTACATTTATACCAAACTCGCTACTCTCTGTGCTACTTTACTACCAATAGCCACTCCCATTCCTGACATTCGTACGGCACAGTACACATTAGGCATAACTTCTTGAATAATTGGAGCTTTTTCTTGCCCAAAACCCATAATTCCTGACCACCAATATTCAATTTCAAACTTTGTATCAGGCAGTATCATCTCTTTGAGTAGTGTAATAAGCGTATTTTGGACTAATTCTGTAAAACCAAATTCGTAGGTTTCTTCTCTTTTGAAGTCTAAGTTTCGCCCACCTCCTATTAAAACCCTATTATTATCCGCATTTCTAAAATAAAAGTACCCCTCTTGATAATGAAATGCCCCTTTCAATCGCAAATTTGGAATA
The Bacteroidia bacterium genome window above contains:
- a CDS encoding BrxA/BrxB family bacilliredoxin, with translation MYDPRLVQPMRQELVDAGFEELLTPEQVEAVMSQKKGTIFLVINSVCGCAAGSARPGVRYALQRAKVKPDRLVTVFAGQDKAATEKAREYLVPIPPSSPSMYLFKDGKLVHVIERRHIEGTLPEVIADNLVGAFEMYCG
- a CDS encoding alpha/beta hydrolase; translated protein: MENTKVLEHSTYGEPSHKVAFILHGFKGFKDWGFIPYIANYIATHSDIQVVTFNFSHNGVKPGEQEISDLEKFEQNTYTKEIQDLTQMIGAAQSGYFGKKAQEIYLIGHSRGGGIALLTASKLKESQVKKVVTYATIAQIDKFSPSDMEIWKNQGYLEVINGRNGQVLRVGKALYQEIVQYKDTALNIRQAAQSLHIPILLFHGIEDETVSYTQSQDIYTIRDNNQLPTVLVLIEGTNHTFGITHPLKQPSEAVSILAQQTVEFLTQEFKQNNAIYSIKPILNS
- a CDS encoding response regulator, translated to MKRKLILCVDDEKIVLSSLIQQLQNGLGNQFLYEIAQSAEEAWEVIDNLQNEIEMVLIISDWLMPGMKGDEFLIQLHKKYPHVATIMLTGHAEESAIRNALEHANLYACLRKPWDKDDLIYNIKNALKLYES
- the rfbD gene encoding dTDP-4-dehydrorhamnose reductase, which produces MKWLKKVLVTGTNGLLGQSLVYYLTKDAYFKVYGLSKGKNRIEYDIDHFTYYNVDITDLQKLKSRILKIQPDIIIHTAAMTQVDQCEQNKAQCYKLNVEATKNLLQLAEQIKSHFIFLSTDFVFDGKNGPYQEKDTPNPLSYYGNTKLIAEQMVQASLIPWTIVRTVLVYGYHLGMRRNNILSWVVQNLKNEQTIHVVNDQYRTPTFVDDLARAIIHLAHQQKTGIYHISGAEMCSVYEFAQMIADVWGLHKSYIQPISSKKLNQPAQRPPKTGFIILKSQLEIGYTPHTLKEALYILKQRTKEIL
- a CDS encoding 2,3,4,5-tetrahydropyridine-2,6-dicarboxylate N-succinyltransferase, with protein sequence MKEIIEEAWQDRTLLQSQEVKNAIIEVIDKLTLGQLRVAEPTPDGNWKVNEWVKKAVILYFPIQETRVMTNGILEYYDKIDLHKNFKEKGVRAVPGSVARYGSYIAKNVILMPSFVNIGAYVDENTMVDTWATVGSCAQIGKNVHLSGGVGIGGVLEPVQASPVIIEDGAFIGSRCIIVEGVRVGKEAVLGANVVLTASSKIIDVTGDTPVEYKGYVPERSVVIPGSIPKKFPAGEYHVPCSLIIGKRKPSTDLKTSLNEALRENNIAV
- a CDS encoding 16S rRNA (uracil(1498)-N(3))-methyltransferase, producing MDLFYATDIQPPYLYLHHEEAIHCLKSLRKTINEPIYATDGMGTAYECIITAIDKRRNVVQAYIQKQSKHVLPFQVGLCVAPTKSIDRMEWLLEKAVELGISQVQWVITSHSERKTISVERMRRIAVAAMKQSLRYFLPTIYEIIPFQEWIDKNPHLSGVIGYCGNEIPKQFLYSVQKPKDADTFWICIGPEGDFTQNEVKKAIEKGLIAISLGNHRLRTETAALTVLSYYYILNLQN